The Populus alba chromosome 13, ASM523922v2, whole genome shotgun sequence genome contains the following window.
tttattttctcactaCGTTACATTTAAGTTCCCATTTTGCCTACACTCACGCAAacagttgtttcttttctttccttttttgaaCAACAGACAGTTGTTCTTTaagaactcaaaataaaagatgacCATCTTtgctttatggttttttatttttcctttttttgatcATTCATATCTGCTATTTTAGTCTCTTTAAGACTCCAGGTACTTTCCTCTGGTTTCTTTAGATGGCTTATGGCTCTCTACATTCATTCAAAGTATTGTTGTTCTTCCTTCTGATAGATACCCAATGCTAAAGCAATCTgaatcaataaaaacatatcaCAGCTTTGTAGCAATTCATTTGGTCAATTGAGATCCCCCATTCGTAAATGAAggctttttttcaaaaagtttgCCAGTACCTGTTGAAGAGATGCACGCTCCACCCGCATAGACATGCCCAAAGCTCTTTGGTCTAAAGGGAAAAGAAATTGCAGAGACATTAGAGGGATGGGAAATCCAAACACGTAAAATAAACTCGATATTAAAAGAAGTCTGGATAATAACATACGTTTCTTTCCATTGATGTGATCCAAGTAGTTTGCAGAATCCTTTACCACACACTCACAAACTGAACAGTAGTATCCAGCCTGCAAAAAAGGGAATAAGAGAGGATTAAATAAAAGTGTTAAATACAATAACCATAACATTTCCTCTGTATGTATTGAAAGTGACGTGTCTGTGATGGCAGAGGTATAGCTACATAAATCACTGATCAGAAGACTACTAACTAGCCAAACCAATAACAAGATTCTTAGCATCTAAGCGGACAACTCTAAAAACCAATGGATAGCTGAGTTGAGACTCTTGACTGTACTATATCTGTTCTAAAGAGGAGAAGTGAGATGGGAGTGTTGCCAATTTAGTTTTGATCTCATGGGAGCCCATACTTCAGCCACCAATGGAAATAAGGGAATAACTTAAGAAAATATAGAGCCATACACATCCACTGATCTACACTACTTGTGCTTTTCCCCCCTCCCATTTTCAGTTCTTGGACCAAGATATGAATAGCTTTCCTTTCTGCTTGTATTCGTAAATAACCACTCTATTTACTTTTTTGCTTTaattaaagaaagcaaaatGAATTCTAGATGAAGAAAGGAAGAGCATGATTTctcagaataaaataaaagggaaacaAAAATGGGAGGAAAATCATTCTGAAACTAACTCCAGAGAAGACCTGGCACTCTATTCTCAGAAAACACAGACAAAAAATTTAAGAACCACCTAACCAAGcaatgagaaggaaaatttaggAGTAGATACCTGCTGACTTAGAGGTGCAATTGGTGTAACAACCtgcgagagaaaaaaaaggggcaTAAACATgaattaacaaataacaaacAGACGAGAGAAAAGTAACAAAGATTCAAATTCCATGATACTCCATGCCAAAGATGTTTCAGAAGAATCTTAACATACCCTTGATCCATGAAACCAACCCAAATAGAATAACAGCAATACTATTGAAAACAGCAAAACACCTTTCCCAttcatgaaaagatgaaaaacttAGATAATCCAGAGTCCTGACATCTACTATGAGAGCCATACACTGACAGGTCACCTTCAAAGGGAGCGAGACCTCCTATTGACACTATCTCCTACATATTAAGTAAAACAAGTGACCACAGCTTTCCAGTATCTCCCTGCAGATATAGCCCTCAACCTCGAAAGTCAAAATTTGGTCATTCTTGCAAACCATACTTTGATTCATCTCCCCTTCATTTACAGGCTTTACAATGGGAGTCAGCCACAATAATAGCACCTCCAACAAGAATCACAACATTGTTCAGCTCCCCACAAATCCAATCTAAAACAACAGCTTGCTCTCAACTTTCAAGCTCCTACCACTCGTTTTAACTAACTTAATACAATTTATCAGCTATCACCATCCTCATTCCTAACATTATTACCTTAGCACAAACAAGTAGTACAATTTGTAAGAAATCAAAACACACCCACTTGACCAGAAACTATACTATATTGATTCaagtaaataaaaagttagTTAAACAACAAAAGCCAGTATTTAAAGCTAAAACACGTAACTACACCTGAGTTTTCCCCAACCGAGAGTCGAGATCAACTTCATAGTCCCTATGCTTCAAGGGCTTCCTTTGCACCGGTGGCCCTTTCGCTGcacacaacaacaacagcaacagcaacccatcatctaaaaacacaaaaaacaatgaatcaAACATAACCAAATAGAAAGCTTTTGTTCGTTCACTTACATTTAGATTTCCCCTcctaaaaaacaatcaacaaaatttatcaaaatcaagctAAAAGAACTTGCTTCAActcaaaaaatcaaggaaagtttaataagaaacaaaaaacccaCCTGTTTTTCACGCTCCCGAGCGCGTTCTAAGTACTCTTCTGGATCGAATTTTCGTCTGAATGTATTATCAACACTACCACCAGCctatttatttaacaaaaaaactaaaattaaaatttaaaattaagagaatttgagaaattaattaGTGAATTGACTTACATTGTTATTTTCCAttgaaacaacaaataaaaattttgagctTGGAATtgagaagggagagagaggggTTGATTTGGATTAAAGAATTTGATAAAAAGGCGTAACTATAAACCCTAAA
Protein-coding sequences here:
- the LOC118060949 gene encoding uncharacterized protein — its product is MENNNAGGSVDNTFRRKFDPEEYLERAREREKQEGKSKSKGPPVQRKPLKHRDYEVDLDSRLGKTQVVTPIAPLSQQAGYYCSVCECVVKDSANYLDHINGKKHQRALGMSMRVERASLQQVQERFEKLKKRREPGSFTEQDLDERILKQQEEEEERKRQRRERKKEKKKEKAAEEEEADIDPDIAAMMGFGGFGSSKK